A region from the Gammaproteobacteria bacterium genome encodes:
- a CDS encoding conserved hypothetical protein (Evidence 4 : Unknown function but conserved in other organisms) codes for MKAWQEGFAAFAATLTATMLLASGGMLIAVSNQQMKVSVQIESITEKLSSLTESMKGLEGRVRSLEIKR; via the coding sequence ATGAAGGCCTGGCAAGAGGGTTTCGCCGCTTTTGCGGCCACATTGACTGCAACAATGCTCCTTGCTAGCGGAGGCATGTTAATTGCAGTTAGTAATCAACAAATGAAAGTATCAGTGCAAATTGAAAGTATTACGGAAAAATTAAGCAGTCTCACGGAAAGCATGAAAGGTCTCGAAGGACGGGTGAGAAGTTTGGAAATAAAGCGTTAA